Proteins encoded within one genomic window of Tidjanibacter massiliensis:
- a CDS encoding phage holin family protein encodes MNWDIIKTAVAAFFGACIATLQPVHNAMLLLLIFAACDILFGILAGLIAARERFSFKKFILAAGYLLVYLGIVVMVYAVGKYQDDTQEALYVVKVITYVFIYFYSSNILKNLHLLMPDNPVIRFLDYFIGLQFTRKVAWLEEFLKKEQQGAGADGTEDDAVPEGVGAPSDEADRREERG; translated from the coding sequence ATGAACTGGGATATAATCAAAACCGCGGTGGCGGCCTTTTTCGGGGCCTGCATCGCTACGCTCCAGCCTGTGCACAATGCCATGCTGTTGCTGCTCATTTTCGCTGCATGCGACATTCTTTTCGGCATTCTGGCCGGCCTTATCGCCGCCAGGGAGAGGTTCAGTTTCAAGAAATTCATCCTTGCGGCGGGATACCTGCTGGTCTATCTCGGCATCGTCGTAATGGTGTATGCAGTCGGAAAATATCAGGACGATACGCAGGAGGCGCTCTATGTGGTGAAGGTAATCACCTATGTATTCATCTATTTCTACTCCTCCAACATCCTCAAGAATCTGCATCTGCTGATGCCCGATAATCCGGTGATACGCTTCCTTGACTATTTCATCGGCCTGCAGTTCACCCGGAAAGTGGCCTGGCTGGAGGAGTTCCTGAAGAAGGAGCAGCAGGGAGCCGGAGCGGACGGCACGGAGGATGACGCGGTCCCCGAAGGAGTCGGAGCGCCGTCGGACGAAGCGGACAGGCGGGAAGAAAGGGGGTGA
- a CDS encoding cation diffusion facilitator family transporter, giving the protein MAIDDNAVRNRVLVRTSWISTVGNAVLSAAKITVGALAGSLAVLGDGIDSATDVVISVVMIFTARIVGKPPTKKYPYGYEKAETIATKILSLIIFYAGVQMLVSSVESMFSPEPKLMPAPVAIYVTLFSIVGKLLLALYQYRQGKRVQSALLTANAVNMRNDVIISLGVLVGLVFTFALDMPVLDTVTGLVISLFIIKSSVTIFMDSNVELMDGVKDETVYARIFQAVEAVPGAHNPHRVRSRQIGNMYMIALDIEVDGTISVTEAHRIANEVERSIKARIDNIYDIVVHVEPEGVHHDAEKFGIDRGMV; this is encoded by the coding sequence ATGGCTATCGACGACAATGCGGTGCGTAACAGGGTGCTGGTAAGAACCTCTTGGATAAGCACCGTAGGCAATGCCGTGCTCTCTGCGGCGAAGATAACGGTAGGTGCTTTGGCAGGCAGCCTGGCCGTGCTGGGCGACGGCATCGACTCGGCCACCGACGTGGTCATCTCCGTGGTGATGATATTTACCGCACGCATCGTGGGCAAACCGCCCACCAAGAAGTATCCTTACGGATACGAGAAGGCGGAGACCATTGCTACCAAAATTCTTTCGCTTATCATCTTCTATGCCGGCGTGCAGATGCTCGTATCGTCCGTTGAGAGCATGTTCTCTCCCGAACCCAAACTGATGCCTGCACCGGTAGCCATCTATGTTACCCTGTTCTCCATCGTGGGGAAGCTGCTTCTGGCGCTCTATCAGTACCGGCAGGGCAAGAGGGTGCAGAGCGCCCTGCTGACGGCCAATGCGGTGAATATGCGCAACGACGTCATCATTTCGCTGGGGGTGCTCGTGGGGCTCGTTTTCACCTTCGCGCTGGATATGCCGGTACTCGATACGGTAACGGGCCTTGTGATAAGCCTTTTCATTATCAAGTCGTCCGTAACGATATTCATGGATTCCAATGTGGAACTGATGGACGGCGTCAAGGACGAGACGGTCTATGCCCGGATATTCCAGGCCGTGGAGGCGGTGCCCGGTGCGCACAATCCCCACCGGGTGCGTTCGCGGCAGATAGGCAACATGTACATGATTGCGCTCGATATCGAGGTGGACGGCACGATTTCGGTGACGGAGGCCCACCGGATAGCGAACGAGGTGGAGCGCAGCATCAAGGCGCGGATTGACAATATTTACGATATCGTCGTGCATGTCGAGCCGGAAGGGGTGCATCACGATGCGGAGAAATTCGGTATCGACCGGGGAATGGTCTGA
- a CDS encoding helix-turn-helix domain-containing protein, translating into MKEKVRSSAKGGVLPGFEDFTVYSDVRYLPVGCHPAYLSEGFVGVCTGGSAVLDIFSVRRRVSKDDLVVVIPHMFAVLSEKSDDFAMLFFKTSYTLFMDVLSGMCRPTLDFFFYMRQHYVFTLVESEVERFRNFVHALACKAGSETGHIRRESVILLLRVFYWDIFVQFKKEAVRGGIRYGHKEELVYKFLNLVTEHYSTNREVSFYADKLCISPKYLTMVVHDVTGKSAKECIVEHTLLEIKSLLRDASLDIKDVVRLARFSSQSLLSRFFRKHTGMSPSQYREQAHL; encoded by the coding sequence ATGAAAGAGAAAGTGAGAAGTTCAGCGAAAGGCGGCGTGCTTCCCGGTTTCGAGGATTTTACGGTCTATTCCGACGTCAGGTATTTACCCGTCGGCTGTCACCCCGCCTATCTTTCCGAGGGTTTCGTCGGGGTTTGTACCGGAGGCAGTGCCGTATTGGATATCTTTTCCGTCAGGCGCAGGGTGTCGAAGGACGACCTCGTGGTGGTGATACCCCACATGTTCGCGGTGCTGAGCGAGAAAAGCGACGATTTTGCCATGCTCTTTTTTAAAACCTCGTACACGCTCTTCATGGACGTTCTGAGCGGGATGTGCCGTCCGACGCTCGATTTTTTCTTCTACATGCGCCAACACTATGTTTTCACGCTGGTGGAGAGCGAGGTGGAGCGGTTTCGGAACTTCGTACACGCGCTTGCGTGCAAGGCCGGTTCGGAGACGGGACATATCCGCCGCGAGTCCGTCATCCTGCTGCTCCGGGTGTTCTATTGGGACATATTCGTACAGTTCAAAAAGGAGGCGGTCCGGGGCGGTATCAGATACGGACATAAGGAGGAGCTCGTCTATAAGTTTCTGAACCTCGTGACGGAGCACTACTCCACGAATCGTGAAGTATCCTTTTATGCCGACAAGCTCTGCATCTCGCCGAAGTATCTCACGATGGTGGTGCACGACGTCACCGGCAAGTCGGCCAAGGAGTGTATCGTGGAGCATACGCTGCTTGAGATAAAATCCCTGCTGCGGGATGCGTCGCTGGACATCAAGGATGTCGTGAGATTGGCCCGTTTCTCCAGCCAGTCCCTGCTGAGCCGTTTTTTCAGAAAGCATACGGGGATGTCGCCGTCGCAATATAGGGAGCAGGCGCATCTGTGA
- a CDS encoding amidohydrolase, giving the protein MKRMRKYLLIPLSAAMVACGQHVRYDLSGYSDTAIYYGGDIVTVDDGRPEVEAVLVGDGRIVAVGGKRELMRSRRPDTKLVDLKGMTMLPGFIDSHSHISSVTKFPDFSPAEGVTSVETLVEYGRREFDAWYDRSVAEGTYEPGDWFIGNGYDNTVFPGAEGPTADDLDRISEEVPVCIIHMSNHVAVVNNRALELMGYSPGSPLVREYAALLGRYPDGRLNGLLEEEAYFRLYYDPNVLMDNAVTNAPSEEDVLRHAMRVYASHGITTAQDGAGSNIAASVRTIVEQGDSLIIDINSYGDLGSMSVPSREAVYRDGLRRAGVKLFLDGSPQAKTAWLLEPYYVVPAGKGADYDGFPQMTDDELYAQLAECLRKGYQVIAHTNGSAAIGQFLDQYARAKLVTAAEEGMKPVLIHAQTITEEQLDRAEELGVDVSFFNDHTYYWGDYYLTSILGPELGRRISPLRTALERKGLNITIHQDSPVVPPDMLFSIYNAVNRITRSGQPIGPEYAVTPMEALRMVTVNGARQYGQEDDRGSITPGKIADFVILDRNPLKVPGTEIKDIAVVRTVKRGRVIYPAGGAD; this is encoded by the coding sequence ATGAAACGGATGAGAAAGTATCTATTGATTCCGCTGTCGGCGGCGATGGTCGCCTGCGGACAGCATGTACGGTATGACCTTTCCGGTTATTCGGATACGGCGATATATTACGGCGGTGATATCGTCACGGTCGATGACGGACGGCCCGAGGTGGAGGCCGTACTGGTGGGCGACGGCAGGATAGTGGCTGTCGGCGGCAAGCGCGAACTGATGCGGAGCCGCCGGCCCGACACGAAATTGGTAGACCTGAAGGGTATGACGATGCTGCCCGGCTTTATCGACTCCCACAGCCATATCAGCTCGGTTACCAAGTTTCCCGACTTCTCTCCGGCGGAGGGGGTGACCTCCGTGGAAACGCTCGTGGAGTATGGCCGGCGGGAGTTCGATGCATGGTACGACCGTTCGGTAGCGGAAGGGACTTATGAGCCGGGCGACTGGTTCATAGGCAACGGTTACGACAATACGGTTTTCCCCGGGGCCGAGGGCCCTACCGCCGACGACCTCGACCGAATATCGGAGGAGGTGCCTGTTTGTATCATTCACATGAGCAACCATGTGGCTGTCGTGAACAACAGGGCGCTGGAGCTGATGGGGTATTCCCCGGGCAGTCCGCTGGTGCGGGAATACGCTGCGCTGCTGGGCCGTTATCCGGACGGCCGGCTGAACGGACTTTTGGAGGAGGAGGCTTATTTCCGGCTCTATTATGACCCGAATGTCTTGATGGATAATGCCGTTACGAATGCGCCGAGCGAAGAGGACGTCCTGCGGCATGCCATGCGCGTATATGCCTCGCACGGCATTACTACCGCACAGGACGGTGCAGGCAGTAATATTGCGGCGAGCGTGCGGACTATTGTGGAGCAGGGCGATTCCCTCATCATTGATATCAACAGCTACGGCGACCTCGGCAGCATGTCCGTCCCGAGCCGTGAGGCCGTTTACAGGGACGGACTGCGTCGTGCCGGTGTGAAACTCTTCCTCGACGGTTCGCCGCAGGCGAAGACCGCATGGCTGCTGGAGCCGTATTATGTCGTTCCGGCGGGCAAGGGGGCGGATTACGACGGGTTCCCGCAGATGACGGACGATGAGCTGTACGCCCAGTTGGCGGAGTGCCTCCGGAAAGGATATCAGGTGATAGCGCATACCAACGGTTCGGCGGCTATCGGGCAGTTTCTCGACCAGTATGCCCGGGCCAAACTGGTCACGGCAGCCGAGGAGGGTATGAAGCCCGTGCTGATACATGCCCAGACGATTACCGAGGAGCAGCTCGACAGGGCCGAAGAGCTTGGAGTGGACGTGTCGTTCTTCAACGACCATACCTATTATTGGGGCGATTACTATCTGACTTCGATTCTCGGTCCGGAGCTGGGACGGCGCATCAGTCCGCTGCGTACTGCCTTGGAGCGAAAGGGGCTTAATATCACCATACATCAGGACTCGCCGGTGGTGCCTCCGGACATGCTGTTCAGCATTTACAATGCCGTGAACCGCATTACCCGCAGCGGGCAGCCGATAGGGCCCGAGTATGCGGTAACTCCCATGGAGGCCTTGCGGATGGTGACCGTCAACGGTGCCAGACAGTACGGACAGGAGGACGACCGGGGTTCGATAACGCCCGGCAAGATAGCCGATTTCGTCATTCTCGACCGTAATCCGCTCAAGGTGCCCGGGACGGAGATAAAGGATATCGCCGTTGTCCGGACTGTCAAGAGGGGGAGGGTCATCTATCCGGCCGGCGGAGCCGATTAA
- a CDS encoding RHS repeat domain-containing protein produces MRNKIRLALFALCTAVVSGTAELHADERIPAAAARQTAEASQYDIVYQENHTHTIAPAGETFSLDLLSVAQKMYTAIGLPDGPLLGYGVETRLTGLQQLQFGTDWTEGKTALTLDFKPNNGMDALSNTLDIYVIANTTFTGGIRPAALVRVTFSQAPVTVYSTGAIQGLRMEETTYNGTMQTKKVSHFDRAGRLVQETALSASPSGNDIIRFYRYDCMNRGDSVTYLPYTLEETGGSLRENPEAEQKAFYREYYTANEYNFAYSSKEYDTSPLGVPVKSGGPGREYSIDGGSAGHYTAYIYGRNTALEVYKYTVALDGSFSCSTRYAAGTLLKTQSAYYATDGVRTLQTEYRDSEGRLVAKSTVTGNENPRFTCYAYDELGRLRYVIPPIVHEQIKGLQMSITPASASYKKYWYYYEYDRYGRTVVASKPGKADEYFVYDKQGRMVLSQDGNLRAANAWFYYIYDTQDRVLDKCIVREKTPGSLTRASIQERYYADGFDNTYPYLGGTDTPLVPFSGSLFVLQAHLESARYDDYDIYPQHTEAPAAFTRYRENLYLYMPHAFSMESYGIRDIPGMWTYFVDGGTVKPEYAVKNGTTVVPGYYYIPENMVQTVQNIFIKINTPGLFNLVTKFPGSGYPDLGSYPEGRPAVTSARYVEGKYFKIGSIAATADTFPSVYDPQGKYFENCATVRSEYKIKTGYYYIPEACLELVERTVALGGPYEIVTAFPGSGTPLKGIGLAAELMSQLAFEPYAGIASADMLAPTNRGRMTFQQLAVVSPQETDNNIYRAYYYDRKGRVILTKELDREGNPSCYWVKYDDAGHILTTVEEHRIPDSNLPDFKRVDYTYDAQGRMLNETTTVDREGSAIRSVSTFVYDEFDRLSSKTTDGITESYGHDFYGRLTGQASPYFRQELSYAGRYDGYVTATRWKHSNSPFQCYGYTYDGYGQLTAAYHLTDDGQRDMCFDEEATYDLHGNILTMARTGAAPSDSHTYTYTNDGNRLVGLKEQGGPTYAYAYDANGNMQYDARKGLIINYNYLNLPVIVTGSDNQPKALYTWLPDGTKVECHDSRGNGFRYKGSFTYDMQGRLLGIDFGSGQFYVTTTQNGTRDYMPLYHITDYLGSVRVVYNDEKFILARNDFYPFGLRYEGTDYLLNEIPRVNRFLFNGKEYQLPFAAADLGLLDYGARMYDPVIGRWTTQDPAMQFTNPYIFCGNNPVQYIDPDGKIAWFIPAIIGAIVGGYTGYKIGSNQGATGWELFGYIIGGAAIGSLSGSAAAGISAIGGGASLSGLAAGMISGAGFNGLSSNWDNQAIVQGAIFGGFAGCIGGLTGAAIGGGWGAMAGGASANFTHQLLYNGGNLHNINWSSVGLSGLTSFGLYHGLSFASWKWGGGEHVGGSNITYRQFCKINTAYQRSRFWHREYGVILNTNGRASMVRGNKLNVSMSINKKAGDYATAHTHWAKPGVEWVNLGGTDTDWIRFSPNQSYPPNSTMDISIGAHHSPSDLQIPGFSIVVGRTGSSYHYPGMDNYIPINKDPFVRFFLLDWLTF; encoded by the coding sequence ATGAGAAACAAGATAAGACTCGCCCTATTCGCACTCTGTACGGCCGTCGTATCCGGCACCGCGGAGCTGCATGCAGACGAACGCATTCCGGCCGCTGCCGCCAGGCAGACCGCCGAAGCGTCGCAATACGACATCGTCTATCAGGAAAACCACACCCATACGATAGCCCCGGCCGGAGAGACTTTTTCACTTGACCTGCTTTCCGTTGCACAAAAGATGTACACAGCCATCGGCCTGCCGGACGGCCCGTTGTTGGGCTACGGCGTCGAAACCCGCCTTACAGGCCTCCAGCAGTTACAGTTCGGCACGGATTGGACGGAAGGCAAAACGGCTCTCACACTCGATTTCAAGCCGAACAACGGCATGGATGCCCTCTCCAATACCCTCGATATCTACGTCATCGCCAACACCACATTCACCGGCGGCATCCGACCGGCGGCTCTGGTACGGGTAACTTTCTCGCAGGCTCCGGTGACGGTTTATAGCACCGGTGCCATTCAGGGCCTCAGAATGGAGGAAACGACCTACAACGGCACCATGCAGACGAAAAAGGTTTCGCATTTCGACCGGGCGGGCCGCCTCGTACAGGAGACAGCCCTGTCCGCCTCGCCTTCGGGCAACGACATCATCCGTTTTTACCGGTACGACTGCATGAACCGCGGCGACTCGGTCACCTACCTGCCCTACACGCTGGAAGAGACCGGCGGCTCGCTCCGGGAGAACCCCGAAGCGGAACAGAAGGCCTTCTACCGGGAGTATTATACGGCGAACGAGTACAATTTTGCCTACTCGTCCAAAGAGTACGACACCTCGCCGCTCGGCGTTCCCGTCAAATCCGGCGGACCGGGCAGGGAGTACAGCATCGACGGCGGCAGCGCCGGCCACTACACCGCCTATATCTACGGCCGCAATACGGCTCTGGAGGTGTATAAGTATACCGTAGCACTGGACGGCTCCTTCTCCTGCAGTACCAGGTATGCTGCCGGCACCCTGCTCAAAACGCAGTCGGCCTACTATGCGACGGACGGGGTACGGACCCTCCAAACGGAGTACCGGGACAGCGAAGGGCGACTCGTCGCCAAATCCACCGTAACAGGCAACGAAAATCCCCGCTTCACCTGCTATGCCTACGACGAGCTGGGACGGCTACGCTACGTCATCCCGCCCATCGTACACGAACAGATAAAGGGCCTCCAGATGTCCATTACCCCCGCCTCGGCCAGCTACAAGAAATACTGGTACTATTACGAATACGACCGGTACGGCCGGACGGTCGTCGCCTCGAAACCGGGCAAAGCCGACGAATATTTCGTGTACGACAAACAGGGACGCATGGTACTCAGCCAGGACGGCAATCTGCGCGCTGCGAACGCCTGGTTTTACTACATCTACGATACGCAGGACAGGGTGCTCGACAAGTGCATCGTGCGCGAGAAGACGCCCGGCAGTCTGACACGCGCCTCCATCCAGGAGCGGTACTATGCCGACGGATTCGACAACACCTACCCCTACCTCGGCGGTACGGACACTCCGCTCGTTCCGTTCTCCGGCAGCCTGTTCGTCCTCCAGGCCCATCTGGAGAGCGCCCGTTACGACGACTACGACATCTATCCGCAGCATACCGAGGCTCCCGCAGCCTTCACCCGGTACCGGGAGAACCTTTATCTCTACATGCCGCACGCCTTCAGCATGGAGAGCTACGGTATCCGGGACATTCCGGGCATGTGGACCTACTTCGTGGACGGCGGAACCGTCAAGCCGGAGTACGCGGTCAAGAACGGCACGACCGTCGTACCGGGTTACTACTATATCCCGGAAAACATGGTACAGACCGTACAGAACATCTTCATCAAAATCAATACGCCCGGCCTGTTCAACCTGGTCACGAAATTTCCCGGCAGCGGCTATCCCGACCTGGGCTCTTATCCGGAGGGCCGGCCGGCCGTCACGTCGGCCCGGTACGTGGAGGGAAAATACTTCAAGATAGGCAGCATCGCCGCCACGGCGGATACCTTCCCCTCCGTCTACGACCCGCAGGGCAAATATTTCGAGAACTGCGCTACCGTGCGCAGCGAGTACAAAATCAAGACGGGCTACTACTACATTCCGGAAGCGTGTCTCGAACTCGTGGAACGGACGGTCGCACTGGGCGGCCCCTATGAAATCGTCACCGCCTTCCCCGGCAGCGGCACGCCGCTCAAAGGCATCGGCCTTGCGGCGGAACTGATGTCGCAGCTCGCGTTCGAGCCCTATGCCGGCATCGCCTCCGCGGATATGCTCGCTCCGACCAACCGCGGCCGCATGACGTTCCAGCAACTGGCCGTCGTGTCGCCTCAGGAGACGGACAATAACATATACCGGGCCTACTATTACGACCGGAAAGGGCGCGTCATCCTCACCAAAGAGCTGGACAGGGAGGGTAATCCGAGCTGCTACTGGGTGAAATACGACGATGCGGGCCACATCCTGACCACCGTGGAGGAACACCGCATTCCGGACAGCAACCTCCCCGACTTCAAGCGCGTGGACTACACCTACGACGCCCAGGGCCGCATGCTGAACGAAACAACCACCGTCGACCGGGAAGGCTCCGCCATACGTTCCGTCAGCACCTTCGTCTACGACGAGTTCGACCGCCTCTCCTCGAAAACGACCGACGGCATCACGGAATCGTACGGACACGATTTCTACGGCCGCCTCACCGGACAGGCGTCTCCCTACTTCCGACAGGAGCTCTCCTATGCGGGCCGGTACGACGGCTACGTCACGGCGACGCGCTGGAAGCACTCGAACAGCCCGTTCCAGTGTTACGGCTATACGTACGACGGATATGGACAACTGACTGCCGCCTACCACCTTACGGACGACGGCCAGCGCGACATGTGCTTCGATGAGGAGGCGACGTACGACCTGCACGGCAACATCCTGACCATGGCACGCACGGGTGCGGCGCCCTCCGACAGCCATACTTATACCTACACCAACGACGGCAACCGGCTGGTCGGTCTGAAGGAACAGGGCGGCCCGACATACGCATATGCCTACGATGCCAATGGGAATATGCAGTACGACGCCCGAAAAGGTTTGATTATTAATTATAATTACTTAAATTTGCCTGTAATCGTCACGGGCAGCGACAACCAGCCGAAAGCGCTCTACACCTGGCTGCCCGACGGTACGAAGGTCGAATGCCACGACAGCAGGGGCAACGGCTTCAGATACAAAGGTTCTTTCACATACGACATGCAGGGCAGACTGCTCGGCATCGATTTCGGCAGCGGACAGTTCTACGTCACCACGACACAGAACGGAACGCGGGACTACATGCCCCTCTACCACATTACCGACTACCTCGGAAGCGTGCGGGTCGTCTATAACGACGAAAAGTTCATACTGGCCCGGAACGACTTCTATCCCTTCGGGCTGCGGTACGAGGGGACGGACTACCTGCTGAACGAGATTCCCCGCGTCAACCGGTTCCTTTTCAACGGGAAAGAGTACCAGCTTCCATTCGCCGCAGCCGACCTCGGACTGCTCGACTACGGAGCACGCATGTACGACCCCGTCATCGGCCGCTGGACTACGCAGGACCCGGCCATGCAGTTCACCAACCCCTATATCTTCTGCGGCAACAATCCGGTACAGTACATCGACCCGGACGGAAAAATAGCTTGGTTTATTCCCGCAATTATAGGTGCTATTGTTGGTGGATATACAGGTTACAAAATAGGCTCAAATCAGGGAGCAACTGGTTGGGAATTATTCGGATATATTATAGGAGGAGCTGCAATTGGCAGCCTATCTGGTAGCGCTGCTGCGGGAATCAGTGCAATTGGCGGTGGAGCATCATTATCTGGGCTTGCAGCAGGGATGATAAGTGGTGCTGGATTTAACGGATTATCGTCAAATTGGGATAATCAAGCTATTGTACAAGGAGCTATATTTGGTGGCTTTGCAGGTTGTATTGGTGGCTTAACAGGCGCTGCAATTGGAGGAGGCTGGGGAGCTATGGCTGGAGGTGCATCAGCTAACTTCACCCATCAATTATTGTATAATGGCGGTAATCTACATAACATCAATTGGAGTTCTGTTGGTTTGAGTGGACTTACGTCATTCGGGTTATATCATGGATTATCATTTGCATCATGGAAATGGGGCGGAGGCGAACATGTTGGAGGAAGTAATATTACGTATAGACAATTTTGTAAAATTAACACAGCATATCAACGCTCTAGATTCTGGCATCGTGAATATGGTGTAATCTTAAATACTAATGGCAGGGCCAGTATGGTACGAGGAAATAAACTAAATGTCAGTATGTCAATAAATAAAAAAGCAGGAGATTATGCTACCGCACATACACATTGGGCTAAACCAGGAGTCGAATGGGTAAATCTAGGAGGCACTGACACCGATTGGATAAGATTTTCTCCTAACCAATCTTACCCTCCTAACTCAACGATGGATATATCCATAGGGGCACACCATTCCCCCTCAGATTTACAGATACCTGGTTTTTCGATAGTTGTTGGACGGACAGGTTCTTCATATCATTATCCCGGTATGGACAATTATATACCTATCAACAAGGACCCTTTTGTGAGATTTTTCCTATTGGATTGGCTGACATTTTAA
- a CDS encoding histidine kinase — protein MMKKLLVIFISVFFWIDHMAQESDTIRINFCIHTSEFGAINEGLFVYQNAENLKAQYILYNVSSYGLAHRSLAQCDSLLSLDERYKDLPNRYTDPTYLLAYDSMSQHCIAESLIQFYNENKNNYIVLKDIPVLNETQKEFIHNLLNTIKTYSYEKGNDVIWVSNAPDYYTVLSENEKYTLYDPKKELKKYIELRQLFDIRYPDRPNNLPLNIQPAKFSEATTRSNSK, from the coding sequence ATGATGAAGAAATTATTGGTTATTTTTATTTCGGTCTTCTTTTGGATAGACCATATGGCTCAAGAATCGGATACGATACGCATCAACTTTTGTATCCATACCTCCGAATTTGGCGCAATCAACGAAGGTTTATTCGTGTATCAGAACGCTGAAAATCTAAAAGCCCAATACATATTATACAACGTCAGCAGTTACGGATTAGCGCATCGTTCTCTTGCTCAATGCGATTCGCTACTCTCGTTAGACGAACGTTACAAAGACTTACCGAACAGATACACAGACCCGACCTATCTACTCGCTTACGATAGCATGTCTCAACATTGTATTGCCGAATCTTTAATTCAATTCTACAATGAGAACAAAAACAATTACATTGTATTAAAAGACATTCCAGTATTAAATGAAACACAAAAGGAATTTATCCACAATTTATTAAATACCATCAAAACCTATTCTTATGAAAAAGGTAACGATGTCATCTGGGTAAGCAACGCCCCTGACTACTACACGGTTCTATCGGAAAATGAAAAATATACGCTGTACGACCCAAAAAAAGAACTTAAAAAATACATCGAACTACGTCAACTATTCGATATCCGATATCCTGACCGGCCAAATAATCTTCCCTTGAATATTCAACCGGCAAAGTTCTCGGAAGCAACTACTCGAAGTAATTCAAAGTAA
- a CDS encoding lysophospholipid acyltransferase family protein: MNTVQEETAVDSLRPYTDAEIPAAMKRMANDPTLGEMVAFAFPGIPLEAVREKLLQVRSADGFQQAFVQPMLENIIRKSSTGFTFGGEEHIARGEGHLFVSDHRDIVLDGALLQLVLLYAGLPTSEITFGSNLISSGFVEDFGRSNKMYKIIRGGSGRDLVRNSHILSDHIHEVVGSGKSIWISQRDGRTKDGDDKTDQGLVKMLTMGGAGSPADALTGLNIVPFAVSYEYESCDSLKARELYIKRRGTYEKVPGEDLRSIVTGVKQPKGAIHIQICPPLRPDEIEGLAAGESGNDMIRGVASLIDRRIYAAYRLFPTNYMAYDMRSGVNAYEGEQYGPQQREEFVAYLKGRVAGLDGDADELFDIMVDIYANPVKNKLSLG, encoded by the coding sequence ATGAATACTGTACAAGAAGAAACGGCTGTCGACAGCCTGCGTCCTTACACCGATGCCGAAATACCGGCCGCCATGAAGCGTATGGCGAACGACCCTACGCTCGGAGAGATGGTGGCTTTCGCCTTTCCGGGCATCCCGCTGGAGGCGGTACGGGAGAAACTGTTGCAGGTGCGGAGCGCCGACGGATTCCAACAGGCGTTCGTGCAGCCGATGCTGGAGAATATCATACGGAAGAGTTCGACTGGATTCACCTTCGGCGGCGAAGAACATATCGCACGCGGCGAAGGACACCTGTTCGTCTCCGACCATCGGGATATCGTGCTCGACGGCGCCCTGCTGCAACTCGTATTGCTGTACGCCGGCCTGCCGACCTCCGAGATAACCTTCGGCAGCAACCTGATAAGTTCCGGATTCGTGGAAGATTTCGGCCGTTCCAACAAGATGTACAAAATCATTCGCGGCGGAAGCGGGCGCGACCTTGTCCGGAATTCGCACATCCTCTCCGACCATATTCACGAAGTGGTGGGCAGCGGTAAAAGCATCTGGATATCCCAGCGCGACGGACGCACGAAGGATGGCGACGACAAGACTGACCAGGGGCTCGTCAAGATGCTGACCATGGGCGGAGCGGGAAGTCCGGCCGATGCGCTGACCGGACTGAACATCGTACCGTTTGCCGTATCTTACGAGTATGAAAGCTGCGACTCTTTGAAGGCCAGGGAGCTATATATCAAACGTCGCGGAACGTACGAAAAGGTTCCCGGTGAAGACCTGCGCAGTATCGTCACCGGTGTGAAGCAACCGAAGGGGGCGATTCATATACAGATATGTCCTCCCCTGCGTCCGGACGAGATAGAGGGGCTGGCTGCCGGCGAGTCGGGGAACGACATGATACGCGGCGTCGCTTCGCTCATAGACCGCAGAATATATGCGGCTTACCGGCTCTTCCCGACCAATTATATGGCATACGACATGCGCAGCGGTGTCAATGCGTATGAGGGAGAACAGTACGGTCCGCAGCAGCGGGAGGAGTTCGTCGCCTATTTGAAGGGACGTGTCGCCGGCCTCGACGGCGATGCGGACGAACTGTTCGACATTATGGTGGACATTTATGCCAATCCGGTAAAGAACAAACTGTCGCTCGGATAG